Sequence from the Paenibacillus tundrae genome:
TTGGACTCAGACTTCTGCAAAAATTGGCACAGCTGCATCAGGCAGGGTGGGTATTTGGCGATCTTAAACCTCAGAATGTACTCGTATCCGATTATGGTCATGTAGAACTTATTGATTATGGTGGAGTTACATCGATTGGTCGAAGTGTCAAACAGTTTACAGAGTGGTACGACCGTGGATTCTGGAATGCTGGAAGTCGGACTGCTGACAGCAGCTATGATGTATTTGCTTTTGCCATGCTAATGATTCATGTATTGGAGGCTGATGCGCTCAAGGCACTTGCTGCTGAAGGGTTACCACAATTGCGGAGTGTGAACCAACTGGTGAGCTTGGTAGAGCGGAGTGAACGACTCAAACCGTTTCGTCATTGGATGATCCAGGCGCTGCGAGGTCAATTCCGGGATGCCGAACATGCGACCAAGGGTTGGAAGGAGCTCATGGCACGGCCGATTCCTTCGAGACGTCGTTCTCAGCATTCAACACCAAGATGGCTCAAAAATTCATTTGCTGTATCCGTTATACTACTTATTGGGGTACTGATCTATGCGCTTCGGTTCTAATGTCCAGAGTGCATATACATAACGTAAGGAATGAGGAAAAGGTATGGAAGCTTTACGCTGGGACAAGCTGGTGAAACATGTTCTGGATGCAGCGGAAGAGCATCAATTATGGGTTCCTGGGGATCGGATTGTCGTCGCTGTGTCGGGCGGGCCGGACTCGGTGGCTTTTTTGCATATCATGCACGAGATAAGCTCAAGCCATGTGCCGTTAGAATTGATCTGTGCTCACGTACATCATGGATTTCGAAGTGAATCCGATCAAGAAGCGGAAATGGTGGAGGCACTGGCAGCCCGTTTGGGATTGCCGTTCGAGTGGATACGAGCAGATATTCCTTCTTATATGAAGATTACAGGTCAAGGATCTCAAGAGGCTGCACGAGATAGACGTTATGCATTTTTACATGAGGTGGCAAGCAAATACGATGCAGCAAGCATTGCACTTGCTCATCATGCCGACGATCAGGCGGAGACGGTCATGCTTCATTTGCTACGTGGCAGCGGCCTATCTGGACTGAGTGGAATGAAGTTTAAACGGCGCGAAAAAAATGTGGAACTTATTCGTCCATGTCTTCGTATAAACAAGACAGACCTTGTAGAAGCTTGTAATACCAGGGGATTTCCGTACTTTACGGATGAGAGTAACTCCCTGCGTAAGTATCGGCGTAATGCTATTCGCTTGGATGTCCTTCCTTTTTTGGGGCAGTATAATGGACAGTTAACGCCGTCATTGAATCGACTCGCTGAAATTGTAGGCGATGAAGACGATTTCATGGAACAAGGTGCATATGACGCATACAGGTGTCTAGTGCAGGAGAACGGCGGAAGGCTTACCTTTGAGGTGCCTTCCTTTTTGAAGTTACATGTCGCTTTACAACGAAGGTTGATTAAACTAATATTGAATTATCTGCCTTTGGACAGTGATTTTGTCGACTTTACCCGTATCGAAACCATTCGTCGGAAGGTGATAGAGCCCTCTGTGACGACCTGGAGCCTGGATATCGGACAGACACTTGTCTGTACCCGGGAGTATAATTTGATCTCCTTTGGCATACGGAATGACGTACAGGATCAAACCTACGAGTATCGTCTAACGAATTGGAGTGAAACGCATGAGTTTCCTCTCTCCGAAATCAACCGATTTCTTCGCTTGACGACCGTAATCCCCGAGGACTATCTTGCACCGGAATCAGCGAACCAAGCCGCATTTGATGCGGATCAACTGGTTATGCCGCTGATTGTGCGTTCACGATTACCTGGAGATACCATGAAAGTCATGGGATTAAACGGAAGCAAAAAGGTGAAAAATATTTTCATCGATGAAAAAATCCCACCTTCTGTCCGTCCACGAATACCAGTGGTATGTGACGGAGCGGGCAACATTATTTGGTTGCCTGGTGTTCGTCGCTCGAACGTAGCACCGGTTCAAGAGGATACTTCCGCAATTTTATACATGACTGTAGGCGATTCAGCGATTCAGGGGTAGTGGTTATGGTTCAGGTAAGGCTTTCATAGTATAACTTTAGGAGGTTCGCACAGTTGCAGAACGATATTCAAGAAGTATTGATTAGCGAAGAAGAGATTCAGAGTAAGGTTAAGGAACTAGGCGCAACATTAAGTGCCGAGTATGAAGGTCGCAACCCTTTGGTCATTTGTGTGCTCAAAGGTGCGTTTATATTTATGGCTGATTTGGTTAAGAACATAACGGTACCTGTTGAAATGGATTTTATGGCAGTATCCAGTTATGGCGCTTCCACCAAATCGTCAGGGGTTGTCAAAATCATTAAGGATCTGGATGTTTCGGTTGAAGATCGCGAGGTTCTGATTGTCGAAGACATTATTGATAGTGGACTCACACTCAGTTACCTGATTGATCTTCTTGAAAACCGTGGCTCCAAGTCTGTGCGTGTAGTCACGCTGTTTGATAAGCCATCAGGCCGCAAGGTCGAGCTAGAAGCTCATTACACAGGCTTTGACATTCCTGACGCATTCATCGTTGGATACGGTTTGGATTACGCTGAGCAGTACCGGAATCTTCCTTATATCGGGATTTTGAAGCCGGAAGTCTACACCAGCTAATATCATCCTGGACCCAAGCCTTGAGAGTTTTCTGGCTTCTGTTGAGAAGCCGTGTCGGGCTATGTTAAAATAATTAAAGTGTCTCGAGAGGAGGTAGGGGATGAATCGGTTCATCCGGAATTCTGCTTTTTATTTAATTCTTTTTTTAGTCGTGGTGGGCATAGTCCAATTCGTCAGCAATGGCGGCGAAGCCACCGATAATCCTAGATATGATCAGTTGCGTGCAGCAGTTAAGGCCAACAATGTTGCTGAATTGACGGTTCAATTCGACGGTCAGTCGTTTCTGGTAACCGGTCAATACAAAGAGAAGCCTGCAGAAGCCAAATCAGAAAACTTCTCAACGTATATTCCTCCTACGGATGAAGCGATTAGTGAGCTTGTAGCGGCAAGTGAAACTAATAATTTTCAGTTTAATCAGGAGCCAATGAGACGTGACAGCATCTGGCTGACACTGTTGACCTCTTTTATTCCTTTGATCATTATGTTCCTGTTGTTCTTCTTCCTGTTTAATCAGGCGCAAGGCGGCGGCGGTAAAGTAATGAACTTTGGTAAAAGTCGGGCTCGTCTCTATAACGAAGAGAAAAAACGGGTTACGTTTGAAGACGTTGCTGGTGCTGATGAAGAGAAGCAGGAACTTGTTGAAGTCGTTGACTTCCTCAAAGATCCTCGTAAATTTGCAGCAGTAGGTGCACGTATTCCTAAAGGCGTATTGCTCGTAGGTCCTCCAGGTACTGGTAAAACATTGCTCGCACGTGCCGTAGCCGGTGAAGCGGGTGTACCGTTCTTCAGTATTTCCGGTTCCGACTTCGTAGAAATGTTCGTCGGTGTCGGTGCATCACGTGTACGTGATTTGTTTGAAAATGCGAAGAAAAATGCCCCATGTATCATCTTTATTGATGAGATTGATGCTGTAGGTCGTCAGCGTGGCGCTGGCCTTGGCGGTGGACACGATGAACGTGAACAGACGCTCAACCAGTTGCTCGTTGAAATGGACGGATTCGGCGCTAACGAAGGTATCATCATCGTAGCTGCAACGAACCGTGCAGATATTCTTGACCCTGCCTTGCTGCGTCCAGGACGTTTTGACCGTCAAATTACGGTTGACCGCCCAGATGTTAAAGGCCGTGAAGCTGTCTTGAAAGTACACTCTCGTAACAAACCTCTGACCAAAGATGTGAAGATGGATGTTATCGCGAAGCGTACAACGGGCTTCTCTGGTGCTGATCTAGAGAATCTCTTGAACGAAGCGGCATTGCTTGCAGCACGTCGTAATCGTAGAGATATCTCCATGAAAGAAGTTGACGAGGCGATTGACCGTGTCATTGTTGGTACGGAGAAGAAGAGCCGTGTTATCAGTGACCGTGAGAAACGAATTGTTGCTTATCACGAAGCAGGTCACACCATCGTTGGTTATTTCTTGGAACATGCCGATATGGTACATAAAGTTACTATCATTCCGCGCGGACGTGCGGGCGGATATGTAATCATGTTGCCAAAAGAAGATCGTATGCTTGTCACCAAGCAAGAGCTGCTCGACAAAGTAACAGGACTCCTTGGAGGCCGTGTTGCGGAAGAATTGTTCATCGGCGAAATTGGTACTGGTGCATACAGCGACTTCCAACAAGCGACAGGTATTGTTCGTAGCATGGTTATGGAATATGGTATGAGTGAAAAATTGGGTCCAATGCAATTCGGAAGTTCACAAGGACAAGTGTTCCTTGGTCGTGATATTGGACATGAACAGAATTACTCGGATTCCATTGCATATGAGATTGATCAGGAAATGCAACGCTTTATTAACGAATGTTACGAGAAATGTAAGGACTTGCTCGTAAAACATACGAGAGAGATGCATCTGATCGCAGAAACATTGCTTGAAGTGGAGACTTTGGAAATGGATCAGATCAAGCAATTGATCGAGACAGGTTCTCTGACTCCGGTAGCTGAGAGCAACAATGATGATGAAGGTACGCCAAGTGAAAGTGGAGAGCCAATCGTTGATAACATCGGCGATGTGCGTGTCCGTATTCAAGGCAAGGATGAAACACCTGGAACACCATCGGGTGATATTCCTAACGAAACTCCGAATCTGGATAAACCTAACGGTAACGATCCAGATGATGGTGGAACGAAACCAACATCATAATCTAAATTAATGATCTGTCTAATGACAGATACACAGAGGAGAGCCCAAGGGCTCTCCTTTTTTATGTCTTAGAATCAATTCAAGGGATAATGATACGCATACCGATTATTTTAAATTATATATAACGGTAATGACGAGATTGAGGAAGAACCATGCAGAAAATGGGTAGTTATCAGGCAGTTCTGGAGACATTTCATTTATTGACAGAGTCGTGAACGTTGTGTACATTAGGTGTTAAACCGCTTGTGATTCGTTTCTCAAGCGAAAAATGATGACGTAGGCAGTCATACGAAACAGTGAATATCGCTGTCCCGATAAGGAGAGGATCACAGGTGGAAGCTCTGGCTTTAGAGCGCAAGGCTGAGATGAACCGTGAGCTGCGTGAGCGGCTGATGGAGTTGAAAAAGGAACGTAATGCTATTATTCTTGCTCATTATTACCAACGTGATGAAGTACAGGAAGTTGCCGATTTTCGCGGAGATTCATTTCTGCTAGCTCAAAAAGCTGCAGAGACCGATGCAGATGTAATCGTATTCTGCGGGGTTCATTTTATGGGTGAAAGCGCTAAAATTCTGGCACCAAACAAAACGGTTATTATTCCGGATGAACGTGCAGGTTGCCCGATGGCCGATATGGTCAACGTTGAAGGGCTCCGTAAGTTAAAAGCACAACATCCAAATGCCAAAGTGGTTACGTATATCAATTCCTCGGCGGAGATCAAAGCAGAAACGGATATCTGTTGCACCTCAGCAAATGCTGTTAAAGTGATCCAATCTGTTGATTCTGATGAAATCATCTGGGTACCTGATAAAAATCTAGGTCATTATGTGCAGCAACATACGGACAAGAAGATGATTATCTGGGAAGGGTACTGTAATACCCACGATATGCTAACGGTTAAAGATGTTGTGGAGATGAGAGCTAAATATCCGAATGCTGAATTTGTTGTCCATCCTGAATGTCGCCCAGAAGTAGTGGAGATGGGTGATTTTGTAGGCAGCACTACAGCTATTCTTGAATACTGCAAGAAGTCCACAACGAAAGAGTTCATCGTAGGTACCGAAGATGGAACAGGGTATCAGCTCCGTCTGGATAGCCCAGACAAACAGTTTCATTTTGCCACCAAATTTCTCGTTTGCCCTAACATGAAGGTGAATAACCTGAAGAAGCTGGTGAAGTGTCTGGAAACGATGAAGCCGCAAATTTACGTACCACCAGCTGTTGCTGACAAAGCCAGAGAATCACTAGAGCGTATGTTATTGGTGAAGTAACGTGCGTTACTCTTGCTCCAAGACGGGTGAATAATATGATACCTTCATACTTAGTCGATTTTGATCTCTCCTCGCTGCCTGTAGTCGAGACGGATGTGCTAGTGATTGGTTCAGGCATTGCGGGATTGTTTACTGCCATCAAAGCCGGTGAAGAGCGCCGTGTGTTGATGATCACGAAGAAATCGTTATTGGAAAGTAACACACGGTATGCCCAAGGAGGAATTGCCGCTGTCATTGCAGAGGATGATTCCCCCGCATACCATTTGCAGGATACGTTAATCGCTGGAGCAGGCTTATGCCGCTCCGTAGCGGTTGAGGCGTTGGTAAATGAAGGCCCAGATGGTGTTAAGGAATTAATCAGACTGGGAACAGCATTCGATGAGGAGAACGGCGTGCTGGCGTTGACGCAGGAAGGAGCGCATAGCCACCGCCGTATTTTGCATGCAAATGGAGACGCAACAGGGTATGAAATTGTGCGAGCACTGACTGTAGTGGCCAATGAGCACCCTGGCATTGAAGTATGGGATGAACATTTTGTTATTGATTTGATCACTGATCATGGTGAATGTATAGGAGCCCTTGTCCAAAAGGCAGATGGTTCGCAGGTGTATGTCAAAGCTCAGGCGACCGTTTTATGTTCTGGCGGTGCTGGACAGTTGTATCGATACACTACGAATCCAGAGGTTGCAACGGCTGACGGGGTAGCTATGGCATATCGTGCCGGAGCTGTCATTCGGGACATGGAGTTCATTCAATTCCATCCTACTTCCTTATGTTACCCGGGAGCGCCGCGTTTCCTCATATCGGAGGCGGTACGGGGTGAAGGTGCTGTGTTGCGCAATGTGAAGGGCGAACGCTTCATGGAACGCTATCATGAACAGCTTGAGCTGGCTCCTCGTGATATTGTAGCAAGAGCGATTGTCAGTGAAATGGAAGCCACTAACAGCACCTTTATCTACTTAGACATCACGCATGAATCAACCGAACTGATCAAGCATCGCTTCCCCACAATTTATGAAACCTGCATGCGGTACGGGCTTGATATGACTACAGACTGGATTCCAGTTGCACCTGCAGCCCACTACATGATGGGTGGTGTGAAGACAGATCTTAGCGGCGAGAGCAGTATTGGCAGGTTGTTCGCATGTGGGGAGGTTTCATCTACAGGGGTACACGGAGCGAATCGTCTGGCGAGCAATTCCTTGTCAGAAGCGATCGTGTTTGGGCGAAGGATAGTGGAGCGAGTTCTTTCCCTTCCGCCTCTAGCTCCAATTCGTTATGAGCATTTTGCTGGAGGTATCGGAAGAAAAGTTGTGGCAGAGCAAAGACCTGTATCTGAACGACGTCTACGACTACAAAAAATGATGGTTCGTTATGTTGGTCTGCGCCGTAACGGGGTTAATCTGCAAGGAGCTATGGAACAGCTTCAGCATGAGTTGCACTATTTTGACCAGATGCTTACACAAAGGGAAGAGATGGAGTATGCCAACCTTCTGACATGTGCATGGCTAGTGACTACAGGTGCGTTACATCGGCAGGAAAGCCGAGGGGCACACTATCGGGAAGATTTCCCGCAGCGTGATGATGTAGTCTGGCAGAAGCATAGTCTGCAGCAACGAGAACAAGCGATTGTGGAGGAATTGATGTCATGATATTGAACGGATATAATGAAGAACTCATCGAACGAATTAAAAGCTGGCTTCGTGAGGATGTTGGTGCCGGTGATGTGACCTCCAGTGTAACGATTCCGGCAAGCCATCAATCCAAGGCGGTTATTCATGCCAAAGACAATGGTATCATTGCAGGGATCACTGTAGCTGAACTGGTGTTTCAAGTCGTAGATCCTACAATAGTGTTTAAACCGATGGTTCAAGATGGTGACTTGGTTACAACAGGTACTATACTGGCTGAGGTGGAAGGAAGTACACACCGCTTGTTAACAGGTGAACGGCTGGCTCTGAACCTGCTGCAACGGATGTCGGGTATTGCTACTCGTACACGTTCTTATGTGGAAGCAATCGAAGGCCTAGCCACGAAGTTGGTAGATACACGTAAGACTACACCGGGTCATCGATTACTTGAGAAGTATGCGGTGCGTGTGGGTGGTGGATCGAATCATCGCTTTGGTTTATATGATGCGGTTATGATTAAAGATAATCATATCAAGGGCGCAGGTGGCATTACAGCCGCTGTTGAGCGTGCTAGGGCAGCTATTCCGCATACCATGACCATTGAAGTGGAGACGGAAAACCTGGATCAGGTACGAGAGGCATTGCAAGCTGGAGCGGATATCATTATGCTGGATAACATGCACCCAGATCGTATGCGTGAGGCAGTTGCGATAATCCGTGAGCAGTCTCCGCATGTGAAAGTTGAGGCTTCAGGTAACGTCTCTTTGAAAACCATTCGTGGTATTGCAGAGAGCGGTGTGGATGTAATCTCAGTTGGCAGGTTAACCTACTCTTTTGAGAGCCTGGATATTAGCCTTGATTTAAACGAAAAGAAAGAGGGGTGAACCTCTTTGATTCTTGTAGTAGACGTGGGCAACAGCAATATCGTTCTTGGTGTATATCAAGGTCGAACGTTGCTCCACCATTTTCGCTTGAGCACATCTCGTCAGTCCACAGTGGATGAATATGGCGTAT
This genomic interval carries:
- a CDS encoding serine/threonine protein kinase; the encoded protein is MTTLSDASFPPGTVITGKWNRSRYTVRKLLGKGANGIVFLVQRGENGKHYALKMGFDPVDLQSEINVLKSFQLQRNHEALRQSGIPSYLKDVDDYAVRGRDIPFYVMRYVRGEALHHFIRRQGTEWTLLVGLRLLQKLAQLHQAGWVFGDLKPQNVLVSDYGHVELIDYGGVTSIGRSVKQFTEWYDRGFWNAGSRTADSSYDVFAFAMLMIHVLEADALKALAAEGLPQLRSVNQLVSLVERSERLKPFRHWMIQALRGQFRDAEHATKGWKELMARPIPSRRRSQHSTPRWLKNSFAVSVILLIGVLIYALRF
- the tilS gene encoding tRNA lysidine(34) synthetase TilS is translated as MEALRWDKLVKHVLDAAEEHQLWVPGDRIVVAVSGGPDSVAFLHIMHEISSSHVPLELICAHVHHGFRSESDQEAEMVEALAARLGLPFEWIRADIPSYMKITGQGSQEAARDRRYAFLHEVASKYDAASIALAHHADDQAETVMLHLLRGSGLSGLSGMKFKRREKNVELIRPCLRINKTDLVEACNTRGFPYFTDESNSLRKYRRNAIRLDVLPFLGQYNGQLTPSLNRLAEIVGDEDDFMEQGAYDAYRCLVQENGGRLTFEVPSFLKLHVALQRRLIKLILNYLPLDSDFVDFTRIETIRRKVIEPSVTTWSLDIGQTLVCTREYNLISFGIRNDVQDQTYEYRLTNWSETHEFPLSEINRFLRLTTVIPEDYLAPESANQAAFDADQLVMPLIVRSRLPGDTMKVMGLNGSKKVKNIFIDEKIPPSVRPRIPVVCDGAGNIIWLPGVRRSNVAPVQEDTSAILYMTVGDSAIQG
- the hpt gene encoding hypoxanthine phosphoribosyltransferase; its protein translation is MQNDIQEVLISEEEIQSKVKELGATLSAEYEGRNPLVICVLKGAFIFMADLVKNITVPVEMDFMAVSSYGASTKSSGVVKIIKDLDVSVEDREVLIVEDIIDSGLTLSYLIDLLENRGSKSVRVVTLFDKPSGRKVELEAHYTGFDIPDAFIVGYGLDYAEQYRNLPYIGILKPEVYTS
- the ftsH gene encoding ATP-dependent zinc metalloprotease FtsH — translated: MNRFIRNSAFYLILFLVVVGIVQFVSNGGEATDNPRYDQLRAAVKANNVAELTVQFDGQSFLVTGQYKEKPAEAKSENFSTYIPPTDEAISELVAASETNNFQFNQEPMRRDSIWLTLLTSFIPLIIMFLLFFFLFNQAQGGGGKVMNFGKSRARLYNEEKKRVTFEDVAGADEEKQELVEVVDFLKDPRKFAAVGARIPKGVLLVGPPGTGKTLLARAVAGEAGVPFFSISGSDFVEMFVGVGASRVRDLFENAKKNAPCIIFIDEIDAVGRQRGAGLGGGHDEREQTLNQLLVEMDGFGANEGIIIVAATNRADILDPALLRPGRFDRQITVDRPDVKGREAVLKVHSRNKPLTKDVKMDVIAKRTTGFSGADLENLLNEAALLAARRNRRDISMKEVDEAIDRVIVGTEKKSRVISDREKRIVAYHEAGHTIVGYFLEHADMVHKVTIIPRGRAGGYVIMLPKEDRMLVTKQELLDKVTGLLGGRVAEELFIGEIGTGAYSDFQQATGIVRSMVMEYGMSEKLGPMQFGSSQGQVFLGRDIGHEQNYSDSIAYEIDQEMQRFINECYEKCKDLLVKHTREMHLIAETLLEVETLEMDQIKQLIETGSLTPVAESNNDDEGTPSESGEPIVDNIGDVRVRIQGKDETPGTPSGDIPNETPNLDKPNGNDPDDGGTKPTS
- the nadA gene encoding quinolinate synthase NadA → MEALALERKAEMNRELRERLMELKKERNAIILAHYYQRDEVQEVADFRGDSFLLAQKAAETDADVIVFCGVHFMGESAKILAPNKTVIIPDERAGCPMADMVNVEGLRKLKAQHPNAKVVTYINSSAEIKAETDICCTSANAVKVIQSVDSDEIIWVPDKNLGHYVQQHTDKKMIIWEGYCNTHDMLTVKDVVEMRAKYPNAEFVVHPECRPEVVEMGDFVGSTTAILEYCKKSTTKEFIVGTEDGTGYQLRLDSPDKQFHFATKFLVCPNMKVNNLKKLVKCLETMKPQIYVPPAVADKARESLERMLLVK
- the nadB gene encoding L-aspartate oxidase produces the protein MIPSYLVDFDLSSLPVVETDVLVIGSGIAGLFTAIKAGEERRVLMITKKSLLESNTRYAQGGIAAVIAEDDSPAYHLQDTLIAGAGLCRSVAVEALVNEGPDGVKELIRLGTAFDEENGVLALTQEGAHSHRRILHANGDATGYEIVRALTVVANEHPGIEVWDEHFVIDLITDHGECIGALVQKADGSQVYVKAQATVLCSGGAGQLYRYTTNPEVATADGVAMAYRAGAVIRDMEFIQFHPTSLCYPGAPRFLISEAVRGEGAVLRNVKGERFMERYHEQLELAPRDIVARAIVSEMEATNSTFIYLDITHESTELIKHRFPTIYETCMRYGLDMTTDWIPVAPAAHYMMGGVKTDLSGESSIGRLFACGEVSSTGVHGANRLASNSLSEAIVFGRRIVERVLSLPPLAPIRYEHFAGGIGRKVVAEQRPVSERRLRLQKMMVRYVGLRRNGVNLQGAMEQLQHELHYFDQMLTQREEMEYANLLTCAWLVTTGALHRQESRGAHYREDFPQRDDVVWQKHSLQQREQAIVEELMS
- the nadC gene encoding carboxylating nicotinate-nucleotide diphosphorylase, which gives rise to MILNGYNEELIERIKSWLREDVGAGDVTSSVTIPASHQSKAVIHAKDNGIIAGITVAELVFQVVDPTIVFKPMVQDGDLVTTGTILAEVEGSTHRLLTGERLALNLLQRMSGIATRTRSYVEAIEGLATKLVDTRKTTPGHRLLEKYAVRVGGGSNHRFGLYDAVMIKDNHIKGAGGITAAVERARAAIPHTMTIEVETENLDQVREALQAGADIIMLDNMHPDRMREAVAIIREQSPHVKVEASGNVSLKTIRGIAESGVDVISVGRLTYSFESLDISLDLNEKKEG